From the Thermogemmatispora onikobensis genome, the window CTTTCCCTGCTCTTTCTGCAGCTGCGCATAGAGGCGCCGGTTACGTCCCGTGACCACCAGCAACTGCACTGGTAGTCGCGCCTGCGAGATGGCTTTCACTGCGGTGCGCAGACCGCCACTGCCTTCGCCCCCTCCTACCAGCAGTACGACCGGACGCTCCGGCTCCAGTCCAAGCTGCGCCCGTAGCTCCTCGCGACTGGCCACCGGCAGAGTAAAGCGTGGGTGAATCGGCATGCCGAGAAGATGGACGCGCTTCGGGTCCAGACCACGCGCCAGATAGAGCTGTCTGGTCTCCTCGGTGGGAAGAACGTAGGCTGTGGTTCCTTCAGTAAACCAGGAGTGATGAGCTGAGACGAGATCGGTAACAACAACCAGGAAGGGCACCGGGCGCGCCAGATGCCGCAGCGCAGCCACAGTGACATAGTTGAGTAGAGGATGGGCCGAGACAATGACATCAGGCTGCAGCTCGCTGAGACGCTGCTCCAGCTTCTTGAGCATCAGCGGGCTGAGGAGCTGCTGCACTTCGTTGATGCGCCCGGGATGGTTGGAAAGATGGAAGATCAGCCCATAGAGGCCAGGGGTATAGCGACTGGCCGGGCCATAAAGCCTGGCAAATTGGCGCAGGGGAAGGGCGCCACACTCCTCAAAGGCTTCGATAATCTCTAGACGGAGCTGGGTAGCAGCCTCCTCTCTCCTACCCCTTTCTGGACTCGCACCAGCCCCATTGCCTGGGCCAGGCCACGCCTCCACTACCGCCTCAGCCTCGCCTCGCTCTCCTCGCTTGATGTCCCCGTTACCTGCTGCGCGCTCCTGCAGCAGCTGAATGGCGCTGCTGATGGCCAGGGCCGCACTACGATGGCCTCCTCCCGTATCGGAGATCAGAAAGACAATACAGCGTTGACTCACCGGGGCACGCTCCCCCTTCCGTTCACTGCCCGGCTCCTTGACAGGCGCCGGTAGGCCGAGTATAGCATAGCCCAGAACAGAGAAGCAAGCGGCGATCGCTCTACCGCTCCTGCATGAGATAGCGCCATGTGTATGGTGAGGCAGCAGACGGCAGGGCCGACCTTCTGCCCAGAGTCTGCGCACGGCCCTGCTCAGTTTCGCTCAGCGCAGTCTGGCCGGGCGCAACAGCAGACCGGGTCGCGCGGTGACGGGCAGGCGATCGGCCCGCTCCATCTGCCCGCTGTCCTCACTTCATGGCCGCTTCTTCTTCCTGCAGGTTAAAGCGCTTGCGGAAGCGCTCCACGCGACCAGCCGTATCGAGGATGCGCTGCTGACCCGTGAAGAACGGATGGCACTTTGAGCAGATGTCGACCTTGAGCACCGGCTTGACGCTCATGGTCTGGAAGGTATTGCCACAGGAACAGACGACTGTGGCCTCAACGTAGGTCGGGTGAATACCCTTCTTCATGACACAGACTCCCTAGTCGTATTGACACATAGGATTTACTGGCGAGCACAATGGTATCGCGTACGCTGGTACGCTGGTAGCGACACGATTGTAGCGAGAGGAATGGAGTACGTCAAGGCGCGCCAGCCCCGATCGTGCGGGGCTGCTCATGCGCTTGCGAGACCGCGGCCAGCCCTTGCCAGCCCGCTCCCGCAGATGGGGAGCTTTCCCTTTCTCTCTCCTTCCCACGGTCAGGATGAGCGGTCCTGTCTTCTGCCGTGGGAATGGATACCCGGGACTATTTTATCATAGTAACACAAATCTGGCGGGATTTATGCCCGATTCTCCTGCCGACCTCCGTCTGTCCTGGCCTCTGAGTGTCCGCCCGGCCCTTCTCATGTGATACACTGCACTTGGACAAGGTGAGCTATTCCCGCCCGTGAGAGTGGGGCGGTCAGAAGAGGAGGCTCTTGCCCATATGATCGAACGCTATACTCTGCCGGAAATGGCCGCCATCTGGTCGGACCGGCATAAAACAGATACGTGGCTGCGGGTGGAGCTGCTGGTCTGCGAGGGCTGGGCACGCGAAGGCGTGATCCCCCCCGAGGCCCTGGAGAAGATCCGCCAGGCCAGCTATAATGCCGAGCGTATGCGCGAGATTGAGCGCGAGACGCACCATGATGTGATCTCTTTCCTGCGCTCGATCCAGGAGCAGCTGGGGCCAGAGGGGCGCTTCATCCATCTGGGCCTGACGTCTTCGGATGTCCTGGATACGGCCTTAGCGGTGCAGATCAAGGAGGGCGGCGCGTTGCTATTGGCAGCCCTCGATCGCTTGCTGGCAACAGTCGAGCAGCAGGCCCGCGCTCATAAGCAGACGGTGATGGTCGGGCGCACGCATGGTATCCACGCTGAGCCGCTGACCTTTGGGTTGAAGCTGGCGCTGTGGGTCGATGAGCTACGCCGTGCTCGTCAGCGCCTGGAGGCCGCCCTGGCCGAGGCCGCGGTCGGCAAGATCTCTGGCGCAGTGGGCACGCACGCGACGGTTCCTCCTCAGATCGAGGAGTTCGTTTGTGCGGAGCTGGGCATCGGGGTAGCGCCGGTCTCCAGTCAAATTGTGACGCGCGATCGCCAGGCTCAGCTGATGACGGCAATGGCTCTGGTCGGCGCTTGTCTGGAACAGATGGCGCAGGAGATTCGCCATCTG encodes:
- a CDS encoding MGDG synthase family glycosyltransferase; this translates as MSQRCIVFLISDTGGGHRSAALAISSAIQLLQERAAGNGDIKRGERGEAEAVVEAWPGPGNGAGASPERGRREEAATQLRLEIIEAFEECGALPLRQFARLYGPASRYTPGLYGLIFHLSNHPGRINEVQQLLSPLMLKKLEQRLSELQPDVIVSAHPLLNYVTVAALRHLARPVPFLVVVTDLVSAHHSWFTEGTTAYVLPTEETRQLYLARGLDPKRVHLLGMPIHPRFTLPVASREELRAQLGLEPERPVVLLVGGGEGSGGLRTAVKAISQARLPVQLLVVTGRNRRLYAQLQKEQGKWQVPAKIMGFVTNMPELMHAADVIVTKAGPGTICEALACNLPIILSGYVPGQEEGNVTFVERNGVGVLAQEPRQLVRALQELLEPGSTLLQERIENARRLSRPQAAFDIARLILSYLPPPGQPGPWEERQALTQAAAVRVKGR
- the rpmE gene encoding 50S ribosomal protein L31, whose translation is MKKGIHPTYVEATVVCSCGNTFQTMSVKPVLKVDICSKCHPFFTGQQRILDTAGRVERFRKRFNLQEEEAAMK
- the purB gene encoding adenylosuccinate lyase; this encodes MIERYTLPEMAAIWSDRHKTDTWLRVELLVCEGWAREGVIPPEALEKIRQASYNAERMREIERETHHDVISFLRSIQEQLGPEGRFIHLGLTSSDVLDTALAVQIKEGGALLLAALDRLLATVEQQARAHKQTVMVGRTHGIHAEPLTFGLKLALWVDELRRARQRLEAALAEAAVGKISGAVGTHATVPPQIEEFVCAELGIGVAPVSSQIVTRDRQAQLMTAMALVGACLEQMAQEIRHLQRTEVGEVFEPFASGQQGSSAMPHKRNPELCERICGLARVLRGFAVTALENVALWHERDISHSSTERIILPDAFTLLHYMLHIFTQVMAGLEVDSRRMQANLQMTGGLIFSQRVLLALIEKGVGRQEAYKMVQRNAQRVWRLASDGPIRGPALLEALSSDPEVTRYLSPEELQQLMQIDYYLPYIDTAFQRLGLS